In Pseudoalteromonas tetraodonis, the genomic window GATGCATTGGGCGGGTGCGAAAGCAAAAGATAAAAGAGCATGGATAAGAGGCGATATGATAGTACCTCTTACTCAAAAGAAAGGGCCGTTTTGGCGTTACTCTTATTTCGAAAATATGATTATGCTTTCATCGTTTCATATGGCAAATAAAAATTTACAGTCATACATAAATGCGATGGTTGATTTTGGTGTGCAAGTTATTCAGGCCTATCCTTCTTCTATAGTGACTCTAGCTAAATATTTAGAAGTGAATAATCAATATTACCCAGGAAACTTAAAGTCTATTATTACTTCATCTGAATCACTAACAAAAGAAGATAAGCTGCTTATTGAAACACGCTTTAAATGTACTGTCTTTGATTGGTATGGTTTATTTGAACGTGTAGCTGCTATTGCAAGCTGTGAGTATGGTAGATACCACATATTGACAGATTACTCCTATGTAGAGTTCCTTCCAGCAAATAAAACTGAAGATGAGCGGGAAAGAGCTGAAATAGTGGGCACTAACTTTAACAATTCTCTCTATCCATTAATACGATATAAAACAGGCGATCACGTTGTATTCTCAAATGAAACTTCTTGCCCTTGTGGACGAGTTCATCCAATAGTAGATTCAATAGAAGGGCGAATTGGGGACTATTTGATAGGTGAAGATGGACAAAAAGTATACATATTAAATCATATACCTAAAGGAGTTAATGGATTAATAGCTTTGCAGTTTGTTCAGGTCATTAAAGGTGAAATCACCATTCGAGTTGT contains:
- a CDS encoding phenylacetate--CoA ligase family protein; this translates as MFTSKAYTLSPVIVQSLMLSVRAFLRKRLRENKSCEQFTDILISHDYSEVLLRGYSQHKLEQVLTEASKNTLYYKNFGTNISSYPFIDKIEVNRKEEQFLSKNSKGISIKGSTSGTTGSPLSVPQNMKSVIAEQAFINRMMHWAGAKAKDKRAWIRGDMIVPLTQKKGPFWRYSYFENMIMLSSFHMANKNLQSYINAMVDFGVQVIQAYPSSIVTLAKYLEVNNQYYPGNLKSIITSSESLTKEDKLLIETRFKCTVFDWYGLFERVAAIASCEYGRYHILTDYSYVEFLPANKTEDERERAEIVGTNFNNSLYPLIRYKTGDHVVFSNETSCPCGRVHPIVDSIEGRIGDYLIGEDGQKVYILNHIPKGVNGLIALQFVQVIKGEITIRVVTDNNLFDEKQRLILINNAKDKLGESITFSIDEVSAIPRTKNGKIRQAICSLQ